The genomic window CCGACGACCTGATCGACGAACGGGCCCCAGATCCCCCCGTGGAAGTACGACGCGGGGAAGGTGCCGAAGATGGAGAAGGTGGCGAGCGTGTGCCCGTTCGTCTTCGGCCCCTTCATCGCCAGGTCCAGCGCGTTGATCGCGTCGTGGTAGACCGCGTACACCAGCGCCGCACCGGCGAAGGCCCCGACCACCTGGGCGGCGATGTAAGGGATCACCTTCGGCCAGGGGAACCGGCGGCGTACCGCGAAAGCGAGAGTGACCGCCGGGTTGAGGTGGGCGCCGCTGACCCCTCCGGCGACGTAGATGCCGAGCGTCACGGCCAGGCCCCAACCGAGTGCGGGCATGACCCAGTCGCCCGCTGCCAGGAAGCTCGTCGTGGGTCCTGCCGTGCGCCCCGAACCCGGGAGAGCCGCGACCGCCATGGCCGCCACCCCGCACCCGAAGGAGATCAGGACGAACATGCCGAGGAATTCCGCCAGGCACTCGCCGAGCAGCCCTCCTCGACGTCTCAGCCGTGAGGGCTTGACCAAGGGGGGAATTTCAACAGCCATCATGGCTCCTAGGGTCGGCCGTGTCACCGGCGGGTGCTCGCACAGCCCGTCGTGCCGGCTCGGTGCGGGGGTGCCGGCACGACGCGGGCTCCGTGAGGCGGAACCGGCGTCATGAGGTCACGGGGCGCCGATCCGCGGCGGCACCCGCTGCGACTCGAGCGAGGACGTCGGGAGGTCCGGACGGGCCGGTGGCGTCCGTCCAGGCGGAGGACTACTTTCCTTCGTCGGCTCCGGAGCGGTACTGAAAGCGCGTCACCCACTGGGGGAGGTCGCGTTCCAGTTCACTTCGCTGCTGGAGTCCGGCCTCGAACAGCTTGCCTGCGACGTGTTGCTGCGCGGGACGGTTCACCGCGGCCCAGAACGCGTCCATCTGGTCCTTGAACTCGGCGTCCGGCCGGAGGGTGGCGACATTCACGAACCGCTTGATGTCCCTGATCGTCTGCAGGTCGAAGGAGGAGATACGAGATGCCAACTCATCGACGAAGGAGTCGAGTTCGGCGTCGGGGAAGGCCCGGTTGACATATCCGTACTGCTCGGCGCGTGCCCCGTCGAGATCGAGGCCGCCGTAGAGGATCTCGAAGGTCCGGCCCCGTCCGACCAGTCCGGGGAGCCGTGTGGCGGGACCGCCGCCCGCGATGGCGCTCATGCCGATCTCGAACTGACCGAATACCGCTTTCTCGCGGCTGGCGAAACGCATGTCGGTCGCGAGCAGGAACTCACTTCCGGCGCCGCGCGCGATTCCCCTGATGGAAGAGAGGGTGGCGAAGGGCAGTTTGGTGAGACGGGTCAGGAGGGCCGTGTAGGGATGGACTTCCTCCGGGTGGGCGAGGACGTGGTCGAGTTCGTCCTTGGCCGACAGATCGTAGTGCGCCATGAAGAACTCGGGGTCGGCGCTGTCGAAGACGATGATCGCGACGCGATCGCTCTTCTCCGCGCGCGTGAAAACCTCGTTGAGTTCGCTCGTCATGGTCGAGTCGACGAGATTGACCGGAGGATTGTTGAAGGTCACGCGCCACAGGGTGGGGGAATGTTCGGTCAGGGTGAACCGGGTGGGGGAGGCCATGGGTCGTGACGCTAATGCCCGATGTCCGTGCCGGATCAGAGACTCGCCCAATGACGCGCAGAGTCGTGTTGTCACACGAATTCCAGCTGCGTGAGCCTGTTTCATGGGCACGGGAACGCCTGCCGGCGGACTCCGGAGTTCAGTTGTGCGGGCCTTTTTCGAGACCGGGGGAATGAATGGCCGCAGACAGCCTCTTCTCCCAGAACAGTTCGTCGCGCCATGCGCCGTCGGCGTAGAAGTGGTCATGGGCGATGCCCCAGAGCTTCGGCGTAGTTGAGGTTTGAGCGTGTTGTCCTGGTGCGCGTTGGTGGAGTTCTCTGTCAAGTCCTCCTGTTCAGCTCGCCAGGCCGGCCCGGGGACCCGGGGCGAGGTGAGCCCTGCCTGACATCGCGATCAACTTCAAGGTGAACGTGTTCAGGAAGGCACACGCCCGTCACGCCGACCAGGCGCGGCGCTGACGGAATCCGCGTATGTTGCGCGGATGGAAATACACAAGACCAAGTCGAAGTCGGCGCTGCTGGTAGTCGCGGGCCTGGTGGTCGCCGGTGTCGGATTCGGGATTGGCCACACGCTAC from Streptomyces sp. NBC_01341 includes these protein-coding regions:
- a CDS encoding MIP/aquaporin family protein — translated: MAVEIPPLVKPSRLRRRGGLLGECLAEFLGMFVLISFGCGVAAMAVAALPGSGRTAGPTTSFLAAGDWVMPALGWGLAVTLGIYVAGGVSGAHLNPAVTLAFAVRRRFPWPKVIPYIAAQVVGAFAGAALVYAVYHDAINALDLAMKGPKTNGHTLATFSIFGTFPASYFHGGIWGPFVDQVVGAGFMLVFVMAVIDLRNPAVRVSLGPVLIGLAVVAIGLSYGANAGYAINPARDLGPRLFAWALGWQELAMPGTLPGAFSDYFWIPLVAPLVGGVAGVLLYDLFIGDALFTRTQMAKPPEVGCTRPVTSAKG
- a CDS encoding enoyl-CoA hydratase/isomerase family protein; translated protein: MASPTRFTLTEHSPTLWRVTFNNPPVNLVDSTMTSELNEVFTRAEKSDRVAIIVFDSADPEFFMAHYDLSAKDELDHVLAHPEEVHPYTALLTRLTKLPFATLSSIRGIARGAGSEFLLATDMRFASREKAVFGQFEIGMSAIAGGGPATRLPGLVGRGRTFEILYGGLDLDGARAEQYGYVNRAFPDAELDSFVDELASRISSFDLQTIRDIKRFVNVATLRPDAEFKDQMDAFWAAVNRPAQQHVAGKLFEAGLQQRSELERDLPQWVTRFQYRSGADEGK